A single window of Mycolicibacterium madagascariense DNA harbors:
- the rseA gene encoding anti-sigma E factor RseA, with protein MADPAHVFRRAFSWLPTQFASQSDQPVGPRRFGSTEHLSTEAIAAFVDGELRMSAHLRAAHHMSLCPQCSAEVDAQGQARAALRDSNPIAIPTSLLGALSQIPHHAPPEPPADDLGTPLADDAQRARRKRR; from the coding sequence ATGGCCGACCCGGCACACGTCTTCCGCCGCGCATTCAGTTGGCTGCCGACCCAGTTCGCGTCGCAGAGCGACCAGCCGGTCGGCCCGCGCCGGTTCGGCTCCACCGAGCACCTGTCCACCGAGGCCATCGCGGCGTTCGTCGACGGCGAACTGCGCATGAGCGCGCATCTGCGCGCGGCGCACCACATGTCGCTCTGCCCGCAGTGCTCGGCCGAGGTCGACGCCCAGGGGCAAGCGCGCGCCGCATTGCGGGACTCGAATCCGATCGCCATCCCGACGTCGTTGCTCGGCGCGTTGTCCCAGATCCCGCACCACGCCCCGCCGGAGCCTCCCGCCGACGACCTGGGCACACCGCTCGCCGACGACGCACAGCGTGCCCGTCGCAAGCGCCGGTAG
- a CDS encoding Mrp/NBP35 family ATP-binding protein, with product MSPHTPTAADGLESAVRSALSKVVDPELRKPITEVGMVKDVSADAATGAVHVEIYLTTSACPKKTEITDRVKQAVVDVPGTGAVTVTLDVMNDEQRAELRKQLRGDSREPVIPFAQPGSLTRVYAVASGKGGVGKSSVTVNIAAALAARGLSVGVLDADIYGHSVPRMMGTNDRPTQVDSMILPPVAHDVKVISIAMFTQGNTPVVWRGPMLHRALQQFLADVYWGDLDVLLLDLPPGTGDIAISVSQLIPGAEILVVTTPQLAAAEVAERAGAIALQTRQRIVGVVENMSGLTLPDGTVMNLFGEGGGKKVAESLTRSIGADVPLLGQVPLDPALVGAGDSGVPLVISAPDSAAGKELRSIADALTTRKRSLAGMSLGLNPVGR from the coding sequence ATGTCACCGCACACCCCCACCGCCGCCGACGGTCTCGAATCGGCCGTTCGGTCGGCCCTGTCGAAGGTCGTCGACCCCGAGCTGCGCAAGCCGATCACCGAGGTCGGCATGGTCAAGGACGTGTCGGCCGACGCGGCCACCGGAGCCGTACACGTCGAGATCTACCTGACGACGTCGGCGTGCCCGAAGAAGACCGAGATCACCGACCGCGTCAAGCAGGCCGTCGTCGACGTCCCCGGCACCGGCGCGGTCACGGTCACCCTCGACGTCATGAACGACGAGCAGCGGGCCGAACTCCGCAAGCAGCTGCGCGGCGACTCGCGCGAACCGGTCATTCCCTTCGCCCAACCCGGCTCCCTGACGCGCGTGTACGCCGTGGCCTCCGGCAAGGGCGGCGTCGGGAAGTCCAGCGTCACGGTCAACATCGCGGCGGCGCTGGCGGCCCGCGGGCTGTCGGTGGGCGTGCTCGACGCGGACATCTACGGGCACTCGGTCCCACGCATGATGGGCACGAACGACCGTCCCACCCAGGTCGATTCGATGATCCTGCCGCCCGTCGCCCATGACGTGAAGGTCATCTCGATCGCGATGTTCACCCAGGGCAACACGCCCGTGGTGTGGCGCGGTCCGATGCTGCACCGGGCCCTGCAGCAGTTCCTCGCCGACGTCTACTGGGGCGACCTCGACGTGCTGCTCCTCGACCTGCCCCCCGGCACCGGCGACATCGCCATCTCGGTGTCCCAGCTGATTCCCGGCGCCGAGATCCTCGTCGTGACGACGCCTCAGCTCGCGGCGGCCGAGGTCGCCGAACGGGCGGGGGCGATCGCCCTGCAGACGCGCCAGCGCATCGTCGGCGTCGTGGAGAACATGTCCGGTCTGACGCTGCCCGACGGCACGGTCATGAACCTGTTCGGCGAGGGCGGCGGCAAGAAGGTGGCCGAGAGCCTCACGCGGTCGATCGGCGCCGACGTCCCACTGCTCGGCCAGGTGCCGCTCGACCCCGCGCTGGTGGGTGCGGGTGACTCCGGCGTGCCGCTGGTCATCAGCGCGCCGGACTCCGCGGCGGGCAAGGAACTGCGCTCGATCGCCGACGCCCTGACGACCCGCAAGCGCAGCCTGGCGGGAATGTCGTTGGGCCTCAACCCCGTTGGCCGCTAG
- the htrA gene encoding serine protease HtrA: MTNQDQSGNRPRMEPRPVSRPPVDPAQTRAFGRPDGVTGSFLNAAEHQDQGEYTPRDQAPDPVLADAFGRPASASDSLQRHPADAGALQAEHERGLPDEPADPWRDPSAVPSLGLPAQPPPGPSAPASGPVGKLGVRDVLFGGRVSWVALGIIVIVALVIGGIGGVIGNKTAEIIPAFTTSKVTLQTGARDEQEPTSRFAKVAADVADSVVTIEALSKGEGSQGSGVVIDGRGYIVTNNHVISDAAKSPADYQISVVFNDGHEVPANLVGRDPKTDLAVLKVDNVDNLVVARLGDSEKLRVGEEVIAAGAPLGLRSTVTQGIISALHRPVPLSGDGSDTDTVIDGVQTDASINHGNSGGPLINMNSEVIGINTAGKSLSDSASGLGFAIPVNEVKEVVESLIKDGKMSHPTLGLNAVSVSNDTASGALVKNVVAGGPADRAGIKENDVVVKVGDRKVADADEMVVAVRQLKIGQDAPIQVLRDGRPVTLTVNPTADNPAA, encoded by the coding sequence GTGACCAACCAGGACCAGTCCGGCAATCGTCCTCGTATGGAGCCGCGGCCCGTCTCGCGGCCGCCCGTCGACCCCGCGCAGACGCGCGCATTCGGACGGCCCGACGGCGTCACCGGATCGTTCCTGAACGCCGCCGAGCATCAGGACCAGGGCGAGTACACCCCGCGCGACCAGGCCCCCGATCCGGTGCTCGCCGACGCGTTCGGCCGGCCCGCCAGCGCGTCGGACAGCCTGCAGCGCCACCCCGCCGACGCCGGCGCCCTGCAGGCCGAGCACGAGCGTGGGCTGCCCGACGAGCCCGCCGACCCGTGGCGCGACCCGTCGGCCGTGCCGTCGCTCGGGCTGCCGGCCCAGCCCCCGCCCGGCCCGTCGGCCCCGGCCTCGGGTCCCGTGGGCAAACTCGGCGTGCGCGACGTGCTGTTCGGCGGCCGGGTGTCGTGGGTGGCGCTGGGGATCATCGTCATCGTCGCGCTGGTGATCGGTGGGATCGGTGGCGTCATCGGCAACAAGACCGCCGAGATCATCCCGGCCTTCACGACGTCCAAGGTGACCCTTCAGACCGGGGCCAGGGACGAGCAGGAGCCGACCAGCCGATTTGCCAAGGTGGCGGCGGACGTCGCCGACTCGGTCGTCACCATCGAGGCCCTCAGCAAGGGTGAGGGATCGCAGGGTTCCGGCGTGGTCATCGACGGCCGCGGCTACATCGTGACCAACAACCACGTCATCTCCGATGCCGCGAAGAGTCCGGCCGACTACCAGATCTCCGTGGTCTTCAACGACGGTCACGAGGTGCCCGCCAACCTCGTCGGCCGCGACCCCAAGACCGACCTCGCGGTGCTGAAGGTCGACAACGTCGACAACCTGGTGGTGGCCCGGTTGGGCGACTCGGAGAAGCTCCGCGTCGGCGAGGAGGTCATCGCGGCGGGCGCGCCACTGGGCCTGCGCAGCACCGTCACCCAGGGCATCATCAGCGCGCTGCACCGGCCCGTCCCGCTGTCGGGCGACGGCTCGGACACCGACACCGTGATCGACGGCGTGCAGACCGACGCGTCCATCAACCACGGCAACTCCGGCGGTCCGCTGATCAACATGAACTCCGAGGTCATCGGGATCAACACCGCCGGAAAGTCCTTGTCGGACAGCGCAAGTGGGCTCGGGTTCGCGATCCCGGTCAACGAGGTCAAGGAAGTCGTCGAGAGCCTCATCAAGGACGGCAAGATGTCGCACCCGACGCTCGGCCTTAACGCCGTGTCGGTGAGCAACGACACCGCATCCGGCGCACTGGTCAAGAACGTCGTCGCCGGCGGGCCCGCCGACCGCGCGGGCATCAAGGAGAACGACGTCGTCGTCAAGGTGGGCGATCGCAAGGTCGCCGACGCCGACGAGATGGTCGTGGCGGTGCGTCAGCTCAAGATCGGCCAGGACGCGCCGATCCAGGTGCTGCGCGACGGGCGACCCGTCACCCTGACCGTGAACCCGACCGCCGACAACCCCGCCGCCTGA
- the tatB gene encoding Sec-independent protein translocase protein TatB, with the protein MFGNIGWGEMLVLVVAGLVILGPERLPGAIRWTTTTLKQVREYLSGATSQLREDLGPEFEDLRQPLSELQKLRGMTPRAAITKHLLDGDDSFLTGNFDKPVTQPMPPTNGAGSLNGAGSSNGMPAPAEPRTPGVTPFDSDAT; encoded by the coding sequence ATGTTCGGCAACATCGGCTGGGGCGAGATGCTGGTGCTCGTCGTGGCGGGTCTGGTGATCCTGGGGCCCGAACGGCTACCCGGGGCCATCCGCTGGACGACCACGACCCTCAAACAGGTGCGCGAGTACCTCAGCGGCGCCACCAGCCAATTGCGGGAAGACCTCGGGCCGGAGTTCGAAGATCTCCGTCAGCCGCTGAGCGAACTCCAGAAGCTCAGGGGCATGACGCCGCGGGCGGCGATCACCAAGCACCTGCTCGACGGCGACGACTCGTTCCTGACCGGCAACTTCGACAAGCCCGTGACGCAACCCATGCCCCCGACGAACGGCGCGGGGTCCCTCAACGGCGCGGGCTCGTCAAACGGCATGCCGGCTCCCGCCGAACCCCGCACGCCCGGCGTCACGCCCTTCGACAGCGACGCGACCTAG